The genome window CTGATGATACTGAGGGGTATGGAAATGATTCAGTTCTCTCGGAACATCAAATTCTTGATTGGACTGATAGATTGTATCTTACTGTGAGCCCTGAAGAGCAGATAAAGTACAATCTCTGGCCTGCAAATCCTGAAAATTTTAGGTTTGTTTTCATTCCATTCTTACCTTTGTCATGAGTTGGCTTTGTTACCAAATTAGAGCATGTGCTTTATCTCTATTATAtgtgttatatattatatgtgttgggcggaggccagtaaAATGTCTAAGTCCATCAATTGGTGACTAAAGAATTGTTGGAGGGTGGCCAGTGAAAGTCCAAGTCCATCAATTGGTGGCTATGAGATGGTTGTACAGAGGCCCGTGAAAGGTCAAATTTAGCATCCTCCTCTCAAAAATGTaatgtcaaaaataaaattatgtcttTGCTACGAGCTAGCAgtaataagtgtttgatctaTGCTCAACATTTAGCACCATCAAGGTATAAGACAGGATATCCTGTTGTTTTTAGCACTTCCTGGGATACCATAAAATATCTTGAATTCCTCTTCTAGTGTGGGAGTACTTTAAGCTATCCTCTCCTTATCCCATCCTATCCTAATCAAACATGGATCAGAAGTTCTCATTTTACTTACTTGGCAGGGAAGTTCTGAAAGAATATATCAAGAAGCTGACTGCCTTAAATGAGCTCCTACTTAAGGCCATTGCATTGTCACTGAACCTGGAGGAGAACAGCTTTGTGAACCAGTTTGGAGATCGAGATCGAGCATCCAAGGTAGCAAGGTTCAACTTCTATCCCCCATGCCCGAGCCCTGATCTTGTTCTCGGTGTGAAGCCACACGCGGATGGCACAGTCCTCACTTTCCTGTTGCAGAACAAAGATGTTGAAGGGCTTCAGGTCCTGAAAGATGGTCAGTGGTTCAGAGTCCCCATAGTTCCATATGCCATTGTTGTCAATGTCGGAGATCAAGCCGAGGTAGTTTTTCATGTAGTTATAGATCACGCGGTAGTTGTTCTAACTGTAACATAAGCATAGTGAACATTTATGATGTTGTGTTTACAGATAATGACTAATGGGGTGTTGAAGAGTCCAGTGCATAGGGTGGTGACAAACACAGAGAGGGAAAGGAACACTTTGGCTGTGTTTTTTTGCCCAGATTCAAATAGTGAGATTGGACCAGTGGAGAAGCTGATCACTGAAGAAAGGCCAAGATTATACAGGAATACCAGGAATTTTGTTGGGCTGTTTTTTCAGAATTACCAGCAGGGAAAGAGACCATTAGATGTTGTTAGGATTTGATTTCTTGTTTCTGAAACTGCCAATCATCATTTTCCTTTCCTTGGACATTTCTTTGGTAAATAAAAGTACTAGATGTACCCATTGAAGACTTTACTATGTTTCCCTTCACATTTTGTGTGCTGAAGGAGTGTGTTAACGCAAAAGATAAGGTGGCCCATTTTATAAAGATATAGGCCGggttttggtaaataatcagcttatcagtcaattttggcttatttgaccattattagttgtttggttaataagctttttgtaactccaaaatactaaaattcaaaaggctactcaaagtagccttttcaattagctttttgagtaaaaaaatatactaaacagctatcagctaacagttaatctataaaataactttctacaatcaaccaatattatcaattaatcataccttttaacctaatcagctaacagtcatttaccaaacagggccataatgGTTACAATTGGTTCCGGTTGTTAGCCCAAACCATCTTCAGGCGCAAATTATATCCTAAACCAAAGTTTATCATTTGCATGGTGGATCTtggttcgaaaaaaaaaaaaacaaacaaaaacaaaaacaaaacaaaacaaaaaaagaagcaattaaACCATATTTAACAGGTCATTTGCATATTTTGGTCACCGACGACAACTTCTGGCGACAACTTCCGTCACTGAAGACGATTGAAGGCGACCTTTCTGGTCGCCCTCTCTGGGGAAGGCAACcatttctggtcgccttctccgggagaaAGTGACCAGATCCGGTCGCCTTCCCCAAGGAGAAGGCAGCCTTTTTGGTCGCCCTCTCCGGGGGAAGGCGACCAGAACACTTTCtcttggagaaggcgaccagatctggtcgtcctcgccggagaaggcgacctttcTGCCGGAGATGACGATCGGCGTTCGTCGTCGGTGGCCGGAATATACAAatgacctgttaaaaatgttaattgtttttttttctggttTTAGTAActtaattgttttgatttttcgAGTTCAGTGACTTATTTGGGACTTATTGGAGTTTGCTTGTTCCCAGATAGTATGATgatttatttgtagtttatcccaaAAGTCAAGCATGTAACTCATGTTTTAGTTATGGTTACATGTTCTAAGTCTAGTACAATGTCTTAGAGTTGATCTCCTCATttcaatatttgtaatttttattttttgtttccacTCCTCATTTTGTATTTGTGATttttaagaagaagaaagaaaagcatTACGTCTTAAAATTAGATAATTTGTAGTAATATCACCATCATTTTCAACTACCCAAATCCGAATAACTATCCAACTCGAGAAAGCTCATGAAGTTTCACCAACTTCAACTAAGTATATATAACTGATAATTCACTAATTCGTAACTAGACTCAGACATAATTTAATTCTAttgataatctatatatatattttttaaaccaTACGTGTAAACTATAATTAACAATCATACACCTTAGATGTATGAGCTGAGGTTAATATCATGAAATTTCAAATCTAAGAAAGATTGATATGTAACTCTGACCAAATTATTTACATAAGAAACTGAAAATTTTCCAAATAGTTGACCAGCAAAATGCATAAAGCCAATATCTTATATTTTTTCTGCTACGAAAGATGTCCAGATACAGATTGACAATGAAACTCAACAACTCAACTACAATACAGTGTTGGCCAACTCCCCATAACAGGGCCAAAAGTCATTGCACAAAATCTCAGAGTCAAATATCATATTTGTCTCTTTCATTATCACTCCAATAATTAATCATTTACGAGTATTTCAGAGCCACGTTTTCTCTTCTTCGCATCACCCCTAAACCCCACCTCTTTAAGTTGAATCCTGAATTTGTTTGAATTCTAAACTttgagttttaaattttttgcgATTAAAGGTTATTGGAGGAGATAAATCgtcaaataaatataatatgcctTAACTTACTTACCTTCAAATGTTTGTACACTAAGATACTGcacacaataaaattaaatttatttcgaggtatttttttattttttatgtacaaGTAGCCTACACGAGTTGTCTACTTTGCCCTTAGCTTGCACCATATGAGGCAAAATCCTAGAAGCTAGAGTTGAAGATCAGAGAATGGGTCAATCAAAGGTCGTGTAACACATTCAAATCAACTCATCCACCAACCATGGACTATAATACAAAGCTTCTTCTCTCCACCAAACACGTTCTCACTTTACATATGCACGTAACTTTCCTTGTTCACACACCTGTTGCTGTCGCCATTGTCACCTATAAAGAATTTTGTAAATTCTTGAAATGTTATGAATGTCGTAGAGGTAGAGTTAGACGGTGCTGGTATAGGTTTGATATTAATGATCATTTATTTGGCTGCAAAATTTGGGATAGATAATATTGAATATTCTATCAACTttccctattacattgtagtatctgtttatctatattttctcaacctattgatgGGAAAGTCAATACATGACATCTGAGCACAAGATAAAAAGGATTGAATTAAATAACttgttaatcaaattaaatatgtaaaatgaagtgaaagtattattaaaattttcaagtaATGATTACCATCCAATACCACCTTTCTTTACCCATTTACTTTGTATGTTTTGTCAACTAGTACAACGTATACCTACCTTTTGGCGACTATTTGTTCAATCTTATTTTTGGAtatcttatgaatattataacACTTGAAGAAGGTTTGTTGACTTGTTCAAATCGCATACAGATAGAGAATCCGACCAATATCgtctataaattaaataatcctAATAGTTAATTAGTTGGTTGGTGTTATATTATGATCTAAACTCAGGCCTATTTTATTGCCACATTATTTTAAATACACTTCTTATCAGTTAACCATACATTTTATTCAAGTTTGATGGGGTAATAAAGGGAATTGAATCTCAACTACACCTTGTTAGAGCTATTCAAGAGCTTTAAAAGAGTGATGTCGCTAGCTTGCTCTCTTTAGCAAACACATAGAGAgactaatatatatgtatattattgaatgaatcTAAACTAAAGATTCAATGATAAgtaaatttcctattttataaTTCTCGGATGGAATTAGACTATTTTCTAAGACATAGATGGTGTGCCTACTTCCCTTTTTATGCCGTTTGGATAAGGAGGAAAACCCGTAGTTACCCTACTTGAAGGTGTCCATTAAATAAACTCAATTTAGTTGTGTTTGTCCGGTTATTcctattgtttattatttaaaataaaaattaatgtcaATAGCTCACGCCATACAAGCAAAGtttataataaatgaatactCCATAGTCCATACAATCTACATATTTGgcaaaaaattatacaatacatttcaattttaattttgtgagtACAATTGGCTCTGTTACAAGCTAaggtatagtaatatatatatattctatattttttcCATTGTAatccaaagagtcaatattatgCATTTCTCTCAAGAAAAGTCACAGAGATGACCTCCCAGCACAAGAGCTTGGCAtttcaacttaattaattaaattgataaatttggaGCTAGTTGTACATTATTCACGCTCcatattaccatatatataatcacaataGATAAGCATAATAAGCAACTTGAATTGATTAGTGATTTGGCTTAATTAATGGTTTTGAGGCTGCAATATCTCTGAATTGGAAGAAGGTGGTGGCAAAGCATATCCCTTTCCCTTATTTGGCGGTAACTTAGACAACTTTGGCCTCTCCATTGATCCCTCCCTATCCCTCTTCAAGAACAATTGCTTCCTCAGCTTCTCATGCAAATGCCCAAACAATTCATTCTTCAGCGCCTCAAATGCCAAGTCCAGCCTCTCCAGCTGCTCCATGGCGTTCTTGTTGTACATAAACAGACCATAGTACAAATCGAAGCTATCACTCGCCGTATTCTCCACCAAATTCAACAGCGTCTCGTACCCTTTCGTGTTTATCGGCGTGGTCTCCAGTTGCAGCTTCTCCAGCACTCTCCCCATCGTGTGGGTGATGAATTGCGACCCTGCCGCGTGCCGGTCGTGCTCCGAGCACTTCATTTCCACCATTCTGCACCCTTCGCTGGCGAAGATGTCGAGGAATTTCTCCGCCCTCCATATTCTTGAGCCGTCCTCGCCTATCCGGACCTTGTCGAACACGAACGGGAGTCCTTTCCAGGTGTCTTTGCCGCTCTCGGGGCCGAACATGGGGTGGGTGCAGAGGATGTCGAAATGGGGCGGGAGGAGCTGGAGGAATATGTTCTTGGGGAATTCCTTCACGGATAATACGTCGACGAAGAGGGTGTTCCTCTTGAGGCGTTGGATGGGGAGGGAGCGGAGGACGGGCTCGGTGGAGATGATGGAAGTGCAGAGGAGGATGACATCGGGGTGCTGCTCACAGAGGTCGTGGGGGTCGGGGAAGAAGGAGGCACCCATAGAGTGGGCCTCTAAAGAGTAATCAGTTCGGGAATGGGCCAGAACTGTGTGGCCCTGACGGACGAAAGCCTTGGCCAGGAATTGACCGAAGTTTCCAAACCCCACCACGGCTATTTTCAACTTGGATGGATGGAGGACGTTGTTCAACCGAAGCTTGTAATCGTGAGGTTGCGAAGCCTCAGTTGCCCGGATTCTGAAGCGGCGAGGCCGCAAAACAGGTTTCGGAAGAGGAGTACAGAAACGGTTGAGGTGGGTCAGGTGGTCGCCCGAGGAGAAGAGGATGGAGCGGGTCTTGGAAGTAGCCGTAGGGTTGAACTGAAGTTTAGCGTTGGACATGACTGTATATGCCATATGGCTTACCAATCTCTTTCCCTCTactataaagagagagagagaaaggagaaTGAGGGACGAATGAAGGAGAAGAAGTGTGAAGGGTTTAAATATAGTGTGCAAGGAGCGGGAAGTTGGTGGCGCCGTCGAGGTTAGACTGCTTCAGGACCGTAAATTTAAGGATGGGGTGACGGTAGGGCCCACCAGAGCAGAGGGTGGGTAGGTAGATGACGCTGTAGATTTTTACTTTCCCACGTTATTGGGCCATATAATCTTTAGATTAGAAAATTTTGACCGCGAAGAAACGGAATAAGTTACGTGAGACTGAAGAGAAAATTCTGCAAGGTAAATTTGATAGAAACAAAATGATGCATTGTAGAAAGAGAATTTGGTACAATCGGTGGAAGAGGGATGGTCCGCTCGGAAGAAACACCGGCAGAATCGTCAAGAACCGAACACATACAATAGACGGACACAAATCACacaatacacaaaaatatactACACATGATTTAGGAATATGAGACTCAATAATATAACAAGGACGGTAGAGGCCTAACAAGATTAATTGTGTTTTACTGCAAGGGCTGTGAGTTTTTGttcaaaaaagataaaataaaaagaaaaagtcatCACCTCTGTCTACTTCAACCATTTCGACTTTTattgattttaagaaaatttaagaaaattaagATTACAAAATTCATATAGTAAGACGGcataaaaaacatacaaaaaatCTCAAATCAGATCTCTCTAATCTTTATTAAATAAGTTACATAATTAAAAAGCAAGCAATAACACATGCAATTCATTGATTCAAGCATGATAATTGCATAAATTTTTCCTTAGGCGGTTATTAGGGTCCTTCGTAATAtattatagtatctgttcatcctactttctcaacatgttAAAACACAAGGAGGCTCATATATGACATCTGCCCACAAGGTGCTTGCGGTCCCTCGTAATATGTTtgttattaacaattttttatttagaaaaaacgTTTTTGTTGTTTCTAAAACAGTAAAatctcaaataataaataattaaattagagaTTTTAAAATTTGCTAATTtatatcaaaacaatttttttcacGTAAATAACAactatatttaaattttcaaaacaattttttcacGTAAAAAACAAGAATCACGCCCCTAGATCAAATTGGCAAATACTGAATTTAGAATATATTAAGCCAATATTAGGCTCGTTGGCACTAAACCCAATCATATTGTGCAAAAAGAAATGTAAACAGTTCAATTGGTGGGTCAATTTAACACAGATCCATAAAAGTTACCAACTCTTACCGATTCCAACAAAATTTCTTAAACATGTcccaaaaagaaaatgttgGACAGAAAACGATACATGTAAAAGGATCCCCCAACTATTCCAAATATTTCACGATCAGCAGCGCCGGCCGTAAAGTAATCTCCTCCCAGAATAGGTGAAAATTTCTGAGCAAACCTCAACTTTTACTAATTTCAGGAACTTTTGATGAGAAGTTAGAAAAGGTGAAATTTTTCTGTTCTCTAAAAGATCTTGAAGAGCAGACCGCCATGTGCAGCAAAGAAAGGAGCAAAGACGAGCGACTCGACGGCCATGAGCTTGATAAGAATGTTCAACGACGGCCCAGATGTGTCCTTGAGAGGGTCGCCCACAGTGTCGCCTATCACAGCAGCCTTGTGCGGGTCAGATCCTTTAGGACCAAGAGTTCTTGCGTGCTCGGAAGCCCCAGCCTGTGTATCCAGAAGCAATGCATCTCATTAGAAATGCTCTTTTATAACTGAACCGTAACATAAACCGTTTGTTTAGCTTAGTTTAGTTTACCTCGATATACTTCTTGGCGTTATCCCAGGCACCACCAGTGTTGGATGCAGATATAGCAATCTATACAAGCCCAAAGACAATGTGTTAAGGCAGGTATTGAGATTTTAGAGCATTAATTGTACCGGTTAaggattttttaaaacattaccTGTACACCAGAGACGAGGGATCCAGCAAGGACACCAGACAAGGTTTCCACGCCAAAGAAAATCCCGACAATGAGGGGAGTGAGCATGACAAGAGCACCGGGTGGGATCATCTCCTTGATAGAGGCATCAGTGGAGATCTTAACGCAGGTGGCATAGTCGGGCTTGGCTGTGCCTTCCATGAGGCCGGGGATGGTATTGAATTGCCTGCGCACTTCCTCAACCATCTTAAGAGCAGCCTTCCCGACACTCTTCATTGTCATAGCAGAGAACCAGTAAGGAAGCATTGCACCGACGAGCAAGCCaataaaaactttaggtgtcaGGACATCAACAGTTGAAATTCCGGCCCGGCTCACAAATGCACCAAACAAGGCGAGAGACACAAGGGCAGCAGATCCGATGGCAAAACCCTGAAAACAAAGACATCAACAGGTTGTTTACATTTGATTCTTGTtagaatctaagattgggccaaaGTCACTCAATtaggctataatgcacatggacCAAATCACacaaaaagattgaatccaatcaattaactAGTCTAACTCATGACCATATAAGGACACTAAACAATTCTTAACCATGCTAATCAAAATAGGGTTCTATCACTGAAATAGACAACGAATTCCAGAAAGCTGTTAACTTTCCGGAAGATCATCTAAATCATCTGTCTATATGTGAAACGCTAATGTAGGAGACCCTACTGGGGCCGGAATGCAAAAACAGTTCACCTTTCCAATAGCTGCTGTGGTGTTTCCGGCAGCATCAAGGGCATCGGTTCTCTCACGGATTCTGTGGCTCATGCCGGCCATCTCCGCAATTCCTCCAGCATTGTCACTGATGGGACCATATGCATCAATAGCCAAACCAGTAGCAATAGTGCTCAGCATTCCAAGGGCAGCAACCGCAATGCCATACATCGCTGCAAAGCTGAAGCTGACAAAGATGCTGATCGCTATGGCAAATATGGGAATTATAACTGATTTGTAACCCAAAGCAAGGCCAAAAATAACATTGGTAGCAGCTCCAGTGCGGCACGAATCAGCAACATCTTGCACAGGGCTGAAAATAATAATTGGACGAGAGTTACTAACTACGAGCACTACAAGCTTACACGAGCAAAACAGAATGGCTATGAAAATAGCTTACCTGTAAGCATTGCTAGTGTAATACTCTGTGACAAACCCAATAATAAGTCCAGCCCACAAGCCAACACCAACACACAAGAACAACTGCCTGCAAGTGCACAATAgttgacacttgtcaccatgATACTCAATTTCCATAACTCTATAATTTTCCTTTCCAAGATGGAAAGATAGCAATTTTCTGCAGtgcttattaagaaaaaatctttaaaaaaaggCTTAAACAGTAGCAGTAGGCTCACCAGCTCTTTACTGCTTTTTGAACTCCAAAGTTGAAAATGGTGAAGGAAGACGGAAGGGCAATCCAGGTAATAACAGCAATGCCAACCGTCATCAAAGCCGTGGAGATTATGAGTTGCTTCTTCAATGCTGGCTCAATTTCTTTTACTGCCTTGACTTCGAAGAAATCAGTCGCAAATAGGGTGGTGAGCAGACAAACAAGGATACCCACAGAACTAACATGGAGAGGATATAGCATAGCAGTGAACTCATGGTTGACCCCAAAGGAAGATATTGAAGCGACAACAAGGGCAGCACAAGATGATTCCGCATATGAACCAAACAAGTCTGATCCCATGCCCGCAATATCTCCAACATTATCACCAACATTGTCAGCAATCACCTGGCATACGTTTAGAAgttaaaaaacaataacaaaaaaagTTTCGAGTGTGCCAACAATCAACATTATAGCCGAGATAGCAATCATACCGCTGGATTTCTAGGATCATCCTCGGGGATGTTTCTCTCAACCTTGCCCACAAGATCAGCTCCGACATCTGCAGCTTTTGTATATATACCTCCACCTACTCTGCCGAAGAGGGCCATAGAAGATCCGCCAAGACCATATCCAGTTATAGCCTCGAACAAGCCTTCCCAATCATCACCATAGTACAACTTGAAGAGATTGATAGCAATGTACAACACCAAAAGACCATTAGCAGCAAGAAGGAAGCCCATCACAGCACCTGATCTAAATGCTGTGATGAAAGCCTTCCCAACGCCCTTTCTGGCCTCCAGGGTAGTCCTGGCATTTGCATAAGTTGCAATTTTCATTCCAAGAAATCCAGACACTACTGAAGTAACAGCACCAAGCAAGAAAGATATGGTGCTGAAGACAGCAGTGGCAAGAGCAGGCTTGCACATTCTGGAGCTGTCATATGTACATGCCCGGCTCTTTGTGCTGAAACTCTCAACCGAGCCGAGGAAAACAAAGATCAAAATGGCAAAGGCAACCATGAATACACCAACATACTGGTATTCAGTGAAAAGGAATGAAGTTGCACCtgttacataaaaaaaaaaatccattttaGCCCAATAAGTGCAAAACCAGCAATATATTTTGCAAGTAAATGGCACAAAGGAAAAAGTGATACTGTAGACATACAAATGAATAACCAAAATGAGAAAGATCAATGAAAAATCAAAAAAGTATATACAGAAAAATACAATAAGGAGAGGCCCTTTACCAAATCCTCAAGTTTAAACAAATTCCATAACTCAATAACACCTCTTCAACAACAATTCACATTGAAGCTAAATACCCCTTATTAAGGAAGCCATTCCAAGTTCATTATAAACAGATAATATTAGCAGTGGAGATTGGTGTAACagattaaaagtaaaaaagcaaACTTGTTGGAAATAAATTAACTGAgacataatttttttgaatgttGACTTGTTAGATAATATTCTTATCAcctatttcatcatttttattcaattcaaattttcaatcacCAAAGTGGTTACAGACCTACAAGTAACTAGTTCAACATTTTGACTTGTAAATTGGCATGAAGTAAGGCAGTGATATAGGCATCAACCTATTAAAATATGTATGTGGGGCACCAACTTTGGAAATTTCAaggaataagaaaaaaatagtacataagaccaataataaaatagaagtaATACAATTTGGCAGTTGGCATCGCTTCTCAAAGTAGAATTTTAAGTGTGAACATAATCACCCAAAAAGTGGTTGACAGCACCAAGGGGGTGAAAAaagcatattattattacagtTGGAGATATTTTTTACTATTTCTTAATTATGAAAGCACCTTTAGGTCAGACACTATTGGAATTGATTAAACAAGAGTAGAATTTTCAGTGTGAACCCAATTGCCTAAAAGTTGTTGACAGCACGAAGGGTGTGAAAACAcatgattttcttaattatgAAAACACCTTTAGGTCAGTAAGTATTGGTATTGATTAATCAAGCACAGAACCATAGAGACTTTTTGTTCATGTCAAAATCACAAAAATGAATACATACAATAATTAAAGACCAAAATCTAAAGCATAAGCTTCCATAACCATGAGACAAAAAGAaaccataatataattaatcagcCAAAGCAACCTACATTAAACGAAGAAGCAAGATCTTAGGGGTGCAAACACAAGTCCACACAATTTCATTAGATGCCGAAAAGTTAAAAGAATTAACTTAGTaaaattaaccaaataaaacaaCAATTTAACATATTTGTTCCTTAAAAAAACCAGATCAGAGTGTAAAGATAGTTTCCTTCCCCCTTCCTTTGCTTCACAGTCAAGatagagagaaaagaaaacttCATATATAACACAAAGCTACTTGAGAGAACATAAGTATATACACACCCATTCATATGCGGCAAATGTAGCTAAGTTCAGCTCAAAACATAAAAACCAAACAACAAAACACACAAGAACCATCCCAAATCCAAACCGACAACACAAATCAAACAAGAATACTAAGGTTTATACCTTCGGAGATGGCGTTTTGGATGTCGG of Ipomoea triloba cultivar NCNSP0323 chromosome 3, ASM357664v1 contains these proteins:
- the LOC116013722 gene encoding protein SRG1-like encodes the protein MAESLPPTKSPKPVQQLAAEACKQVPENYIQSKDADIQPSCPLLDLASIDLSLLSSSTPSPAREKELSKLRSTLSSCGCFQAINHGISDDFLDKVGEIGKSFFALPMEEKQKYGRSPDDTEGYGNDSVLSEHQILDWTDRLYLTVSPEEQIKYNLWPANPENFREVLKEYIKKLTALNELLLKAIALSLNLEENSFVNQFGDRDRASKVARFNFYPPCPSPDLVLGVKPHADGTVLTFLLQNKDVEGLQVLKDGQWFRVPIVPYAIVVNVGDQAEIMTNGVLKSPVHRVVTNTERERNTLAVFFCPDSNSEIGPVEKLITEERPRLYRNTRNFVGLFFQNYQQGKRPLDVVRI
- the LOC116013721 gene encoding arogenate dehydrogenase 2, chloroplastic-like; this translates as MAYTVMSNAKLQFNPTATSKTRSILFSSGDHLTHLNRFCTPLPKPVLRPRRFRIRATEASQPHDYKLRLNNVLHPSKLKIAVVGFGNFGQFLAKAFVRQGHTVLAHSRTDYSLEAHSMGASFFPDPHDLCEQHPDVILLCTSIISTEPVLRSLPIQRLKRNTLFVDVLSVKEFPKNIFLQLLPPHFDILCTHPMFGPESGKDTWKGLPFVFDKVRIGEDGSRIWRAEKFLDIFASEGCRMVEMKCSEHDRHAAGSQFITHTMGRVLEKLQLETTPINTKGYETLLNLVENTASDSFDLYYGLFMYNKNAMEQLERLDLAFEALKNELFGHLHEKLRKQLFLKRDREGSMERPKLSKLPPNKGKGYALPPPSSNSEILQPQNH
- the LOC116013260 gene encoding pyrophosphate-energized vacuolar membrane proton pump-like — translated: MTVTSGVTILPDLGTEILIPVCAVIGIAFALIQWVLVSKVKLSPDNSAPTAKNGFSESLIEEEEGINDHSVVHKCADIQNAISEGATSFLFTEYQYVGVFMVAFAILIFVFLGSVESFSTKSRACTYDSSRMCKPALATAVFSTISFLLGAVTSVVSGFLGMKIATYANARTTLEARKGVGKAFITAFRSGAVMGFLLAANGLLVLYIAINLFKLYYGDDWEGLFEAITGYGLGGSSMALFGRVGGGIYTKAADVGADLVGKVERNIPEDDPRNPAVIADNVGDNVGDIAGMGSDLFGSYAESSCAALVVASISSFGVNHEFTAMLYPLHVSSVGILVCLLTTLFATDFFEVKAVKEIEPALKKQLIISTALMTVGIAVITWIALPSSFTIFNFGVQKAVKSWQLFLCVGVGLWAGLIIGFVTEYYTSNAYSPVQDVADSCRTGAATNVIFGLALGYKSVIIPIFAIAISIFVSFSFAAMYGIAVAALGMLSTIATGLAIDAYGPISDNAGGIAEMAGMSHRIRERTDALDAAGNTTAAIGKGFAIGSAALVSLALFGAFVSRAGISTVDVLTPKVFIGLLVGAMLPYWFSAMTMKSVGKAALKMVEEVRRQFNTIPGLMEGTAKPDYATCVKISTDASIKEMIPPGALVMLTPLIVGIFFGVETLSGVLAGSLVSGVQIAISASNTGGAWDNAKKYIEAGASEHARTLGPKGSDPHKAAVIGDTVGDPLKDTSGPSLNILIKLMAVESLVFAPFFAAHGGLLFKIF